A single genomic interval of Hydractinia symbiolongicarpus strain clone_291-10 chromosome 8, HSymV2.1, whole genome shotgun sequence harbors:
- the LOC130655430 gene encoding carbohydrate sulfotransferase 3-like: MNKNLYQKYLLTITVTIFLLGSLLYIGRIKTHRNIDYSKWRNPFFRFKKAHGIFIITLGRSGSSFFGELFKSHPDVLYHYEPLRPVLRNNNNATTEEIAKYIDELLSCNVSVNRSLYINDRAMRANRLFSTMLNCSEGTACKDYHVNITLLNEQCKKKYKHAAVKILQRRFPHGAKNILKHTKYRNKRIIQLVRDPRGVFNSMNRVGWLEGNGQRVNFDIVRSSCDTLYKDYQDIKHMKGYILLRYEDLCENLIQKMKEIFDFIGIKFTKSYKDHLFSILNKPDSEKEKLSAYSTSKNITEAFQKWRDRVDIKFVQGVEAACGKVMDAFGYIKVGDNTSLLHNRVLHKRLYKVKSW; encoded by the coding sequence ATGAATAAAAAtctttatcaaaaatatttattaaccaTTACAGTGACTATTTTTTTGTTGGGTAGCCTCTTATATATTGGACGAATCAAAACACACCGCAATATAGATTATTCAAAATGGCGCAACCCGTTTTTCAGATTTAAGAAAGCACATGGTATATTTATAATAACGCTTGGTAGAAGTGGATCTAGTTTTTTTGGAGAGTTGTTTAAATCTCATCCTGATGTTCTATATCATTACGAGCCTCTTCGTCCAGTACTCAGGAATAATAACAATGCAACGACAGAAGAAATAGCTAAATATATTGACGAACTTCTATCATGTAACGTGAGCGTAAATCGCAGCTTATATATAAATGATCGTGCAATGAGAGCGAATAGATTGTTCAGTACAATGTTAAATTGTAGTGAAGGAACAGCTTGTAAAGATTACCATGTGAATATAACATTACTGAACGAACAATGTAAGAAAAAGTATAAACATGCGGCTGTTAAAATATTACAACGTCGTTTTCCTCATGGTGCTAAGAACATTTTAAAACATACGAAATATCGGAATAAGAGGATTATTCAGCTAGTGAGAGATCCACGTGGTGTGTTTAACTCAATGAATAGAGTAGGTTGGTTAGAAGGTAACGGACAGAGAGTAAATTTCGACATAGTTCGGTCATCCTGTGATACTTTGTACAAGGATTATCAAGACATCAAACATATGAAAGGATACATACTTCTCCGCTATGAAGACCTATGTGAAAATCTCATTCAGAAGATGAAGGAAATTTTTGATTTCATCGGAATTAAATTCACCAAGTCTTATAAAGATCACCTGTTCAGTATCTTAAACAAGCCTGACAGCGAAAAAGAGAAATTAAGTGCATACAGCACCAGTAAAAACATTACCGAAGCTTTTCAGAAATGGAGAGATAGAGTGGATATTAAATTTGTTCAGGGAGTAGAAGCAGCTTGTGGAAAAGTGATGGACGCATTCGGGTACATAAAAGTTGGGGACAACACATCCTTGTTACATAATAGAGTACTTCACAAAAGATTATACAAGGTCAAATCATGGTGA